The proteins below come from a single Megalops cyprinoides isolate fMegCyp1 chromosome 5, fMegCyp1.pri, whole genome shotgun sequence genomic window:
- the LOC118777549 gene encoding myosin heavy chain, fast skeletal muscle-like isoform X3, whose protein sequence is MSTDAEMAIYGKAAIYLRKPEKERIEAQSKPFDAKTACYVTDTKELYLKGTILSKEGGKVSVKVLDTDATVTVKEDDVSPMNPPKFDKIEDMAMMTHLNEASVLYNLKERYAAWMIYTYSGLFCVTVNPYKWLPVYDQEVVTAYRGKKRMEAPPHIFSVSDNAYQFMLTDRENQSVLITGESGAGKTVNTKRVIQYFATIAVAGDKKKEAAAAGKMQGSLEDQIIAANPLLEAYGNAKTVRNDNSSRFGKFIRIHFGTSGKLASADIETYLLEKSRVTFQLPDERGYHIFYQMMTNHKPELIEMTLITTNPYDFPMISQGQISVASIDDKEELVATDSAIDILGFSSEEKMGIYKLTGAVIHHGNMKFKQKQREEQAEPDGTEVADKIAYLLGLNSADMLKALCYPRVKVGNEFVTKGQTVPQVNNSVSALAKSIYERMFLWMVIRINQMLDTKQPRQFFIGVLDIAGFEIFDFNSMEQLCINFTNEKLQQFFNHHMFVLEQEEYKKEGIDWEFIDFGMDLAACIELIEKPMGIFSILEEECMFPKASDTTFKNKLYDQHLGKNNAFQKPKPAKGKAEAHFSLVHYAGTVDYNICGWLDKNKDPLNDSVVQLYQKSSVKLLALLYSSGGGKKGGKKKGGSMQTVSSQFRENLGKLMTNLRSTHPHFVRCLIPNESKTPGLMENFLVIHQLRCNGVLEGIRICRKGFPSRILYGDFKQRYKVLNASVIPEGQFIDNKKAAEKLLGSIDVDHTQYKFGHTKVFFKAGLLGTLEEMRDEKLATLVTMTQALCRGFLMRKEFVKMMERREAIFTIQYNIRSFMNVKHWPWMKLYFKIKPLLKSAEAEKEMAQMKEDFAKCKEDLAKAEARKKELEEKMVSLLQEKNDLQLQVASESESLVDAEERCEGLIKSKIQLEAKLKETSERLEDEEEINAELTAKKRKLEDECSELKKDIDDLELTLAKVEKEKHATENKVKNLTEEMASQDEAIAKLTKEKKALQEAHQQTLDDLQAEEDKVNTLTKAKTKLEQQVDDLEGSLEQEKKLRMDLERAKRKLEGDLKLAQESIMDLENDKQQSEEKLKKKDFETSQLLSKIEDEQSLGAQLQKKIKELQARIEELEEEIEAERAARAKVEKQRADLSRELEEISERLEEAGGATAAQIEMNKKREAEFQKLRRDLEESTLQHEATAAALRKKQADSVAELGEQIDNLQRVKQKLEKEKSEYKMEIDDLASNMEAIAKTKANLEKLCRTLEDQLSEIKTKNDENVRQLNDMGGQKARLLTENGEFGRQLEEKESLVSQLTRGKQAFTQQIEELKRLIEEEVKAKNALAHALQSSRHDCDLLREQFEEEQEAKAELQRGMSKANSEVAQWRTKYETDAIQRTEELEEAKKKLAQRLQEAEEQIEAVNSKCASLEKTKQRLQGEVEDLMIDVERANAQAANLDKKQRNFDKVLAECKQKFEEGQAELEGAQKEARTLSTELFKMKNSYEEALDQLETLKRENKNLQQEIADLTEQIGESGKAIHELEKAKKTVETEKAEIQTALEEAEGTLEHEESKILRVQLELNQIKGEVDRKLAEKDEEMEQIKRNSQRVVESMQSTLDSEVRSRNDALRVKKKMEGDLNEMEIQLSHANRQAAEAQKQLRNIQGQLKDAQLHLDDALRSQEDLKEQAAMVERRNTLMLAEIEELRAALEQTERGRKVAEQELVDASERVGLLHSQNTSLLNTKKKLEGDFVQLQSEVDDTIQEARNAEEKAKKAITDAAMMAEELKKEQDTSAHLERMKKNLEITVKDLQHRLDEAENLAMKGGKKQLQKLESRVRELESEVEGEQKRGADAVKGVRKYERRVKELTYQTEEDKKNINRLQDLVDKLQLKVKAYKRQAEEAEEQANTHLSKFRKVQHELEEAEERADIAESQVNKMRAKSRDAGKAKESAE, encoded by the exons ATGAGTACGGACGCGGAGATGGCCATCTATGGCAAGGCTGCCATATACCTGCGGAAgccagagaaggagagaatcGAGGCACAAAGCAAGCCTTTCGATGCCAAAACCGCCTGTTACGTGACCGATACCAAGGAGCTGTACCTCAAAGGCACAATCCTGAGCAAAGAGGGGGGCAAAGTCTCTGTCAAAGTGCTCGATACCGATGCA ACTGTAACAGTTAAGGAGGATGACGTCAGCCCAATGAACCCCCCCAAGTTCGATAAAATTGAGGACATGGCCATGATGACCCACCTCAATGAAGCCTCTGTGCTGTATAACCTCAAAGAGCGTTACGCAGCATGGATGATCTAC ACCTACTCTGGgctgttctgtgtcactgtaAATCCCTACAAGTGGCTCCCAGTGTACGACCAAGAAGTTGTGACAGCATACAGAGGCAAAAAGCGCATGGAGGCCCCACCACACATCTTCTCTGTCTCAGACAATGCCTATCAGTTTATGCTTACTG ATAGAGAAAACCAGTCTGTCCTGATTAC TGGAGAATCTGGTGCCGGAAAGACTGTGAACACCAAACGTGTCATCCAGTACTTTGCGACAATCGCAGTTGCAGgtgacaaaaagaaagaagctgcagctgctggcaaaATGCAG GGATCTCTGGAGGATCAGATTATTGCTGCTAACCCCCTGCTGGAAGCTTACGGCAATGCCAAGACTGTGAGGAATGACAACTCCTCTCGCTTT GGTAAATTCATCAGAATTCACTTCGGCACCTCAGGAAAACTGGCCAGTGCTGACATTGAAACTT ATCTGCTGGAAAAGTCAAGAGTGACATTCCAGCTTCCAGATGAGAGAGGCTACCACATCTTCTATCAGATGATGACAAACCACAAGCCTGAGCTGATTG AAATGACGCTCATCACAACCAACCCCTACGATTTCCCCATGATCAGCCAGGGCCAGATTAGTGTGGCCAGCATTGATGACAAGGAGGAGCTGGTGGCCACAGAT TCTGCCATTGACATCCTGGGCTTCAGTTCAGAGGAGAAAATGGGCATCTACAAGCTGACTGGTGCTGTGATCCATCATGGAAACATGAAGTTCAAGCAGAAGCAGCGTGAGGAGCAGGCTGAACCAGATGGCACTGAGG TGGCTGACAAAATTGCTTATCTGCTGGGCTTGAACTCAGCAGACATGCTGAAGGCTCTGTGCTACCCCAGAGTAAAGGTCGGAAATGAGTTTGTCACCAAGGGGCAGACTGTACCACAG GTCAACAATTCCGTGAGTGCTCTGGCCAAGTCTATCTATGAGAGGATGTTCTTGTGGATGGTCATCCGCATTAACCAGATGCTGGACACAAAGCAGCCCAGGCAGTTCTTCATTGGTGTGCTGGACATTGCTGGTTTTGAGATCTTTGAT TTCAACAGCATGGAACAGCTGTGCATCAACTTCACCAATGAGAAACTGCAACAGTTCTTCAACCACCACATGTTTGTGCTGGAACAAGAGGAGTACAAGAAAGAGGGAATTGACTGGGAGTTCATTGACTTCGGTATGGACTTGGCTGCCTGCATTGAGCTCATTGAGAAG CCCATGGGCATCTTCTCCATCCTTGAAGAGGAGTGTATGTTCCCTAAGGCTTCCGACACTACCTTCAAGAACAAACTGTATGACCAGCATCTTGGCAAGAACAATGCCTTCCAGAAGCCCAAGCCTGCCAAAGGCAAGGCTGAGGCCCACTTCTCCCTGGTGCACTACGCTGGCACTGTGGACTACAACATCTGCGGCTGGCTGGACAAGAACAAGGACCCCCTGAACGACTCTGTGGTACAGCTGTACCAGAAGTCCTCAGTCAAACTGCTAGCTCTTCTGTAT AGCAGCGGTGGTGGCAAGAAGGGAGGCAAGAAGAAGGGTGGTTCCATGCAGACCGTGTCCTCTCAGTTCAGG GAGAACTTGGGCAAGCTGATGACCAACTTGAGAAGCACTCATCCTCACTTTGTGCGTTGCTTGATTCCAAATGAATCAAAGACACCAG GTCTCATGGAGAACTTCCTGGTCATCCACCAGCTGAGATGTAATGGTGTGCTGGAAGGTATCAGAATCTGTAGAAAGGGTTTCCCCAGCAGAATCCTCTATGGTGACTTCAAGCAGAG GTACAAAGTACTAAATGCCAGTGTTATCCCAGAAGGACAGTTCATTGACAACAAGAAGGCTGCTGAGAAGCTCTTGGGATCCATTGATGTGGATCACACACAGTACAAGTTTGGACATActaag gtgttcttcaaagctggTCTCCTTGGTACTCTTGAAGAGATGCGAGATGAGAAACTGGCAACTCTGGTGACCATGACTCAGGCTCTGTGCCGTGGTTTCCTCATGAGAAAGGAGTTTGTGAAGATGATGGAGAGGAG GGAGGCCATTTTCACCATCCAGTACAACATTCGCTCATTCATGAATGTGAAGCACTGGCCATGGATGAAGCTGTACTTCAAAATCAAGCCACTTCTGAAGAGTGCTGAAGCTGAGAAGGAAATGGCCCAAATGAAGGAGGACTTTGCCAAATGCAAGGAAGATCTGGCCAAGGCAGAAGCCAGGAAGAAGGAGCTTGAGGAGAAAATGGTTTCTCTGCTGCAAGAGAAGAATGATCTGCAGCTCCAAGTAGCATCT GAATCTGAAAGTCTTGTGGATGCTGAGGAGAGATGCGAGGGGCTCATCAAAAGTAAGATCCAGCTTGAAGCAAAACTCAAAGAGACGTCTGAAAGACTGGAAGATGAGGAGGAAATCAATGCCGAGCTGACAGCCAAGAAGAGGAAACTAGAGGACGAGTGCTCCGAGCTGAAGAAAGACATTGATGACTTAGAGCTCACCTTGGCTAAagtggagaaggagaaacaTGCCACAGAAAACAAG GTTAAAAACCTGACTGAAGAGATGGCCTCTCAGGATGAGGCCATTGCCAAGCTGACTAAGGAAAAGAAAGCCCTCCAAGAGGCACACCAGCAGACTCTTGATGATCTCCAGGCAGAGGAGGACAAAGTCAACACTCTGACCAAAGCTAAGACCAAGCTTGAGCAACAAGTGGATGAT CTTGAAGGGTCTCTGGAACAAGAGAAGAAGCTTCGCATGGACCTTGAGAGAGCCAAGAGAAAGCTTGAGGGTGATCTGAAACTGGCCCAGGAATCCATAATGGATCTGGAGAATGACAAGCAGCAGTCAGAGGAGAAGCTCAAGAA GAAGGACTTTGAGACCAGCCAGCTCCTCAGCAAGATAGAGGATGAACAATCCTTGGGTGCTCAGCTTCAGAAGAAGATTAAGGAGCTTCAG GCTCGAATTGAGGAACTGGAGGAAGAAATCGAGGCAGAGCGTGCTGCTCGGGCCAAGGTTGAGAAGCAGAGGGCTGATCTCTCCAGGGAGCTTGAGGAGATCAGTGAGAGGCTAGAAGAGGCTGGTGGTGCCACTGCTGCTCAGATTGAGATGAACAAGAAGCGTGAAGCTGAGTTCCAGAAGCTGCGTCGTGACCTGGAGGAATCCACCCTCCAGCATGAAGCTACTGCTGCCGCTCTCCGCAAGAAGCAGGCCGACAGCGTGGCGGAACTGGGAGAACAGATCGACAACCTTCAGCGTGTCAAGcagaagctggagaaggagaagagcgaatacaaaatggaaattgaTGATCTCGCAAGCAACATGGAAGCTATTGCTAAAACAAAG gcaAATCTGGAGAAGCTGTGCCGTACTCTTGAAGACCAGCTGAGTGAAATCAAGACGAAGAATGATGAGAATGTGCGACAGTTAAATGACATGGGAGGACAGAAAGCAAGGCTTCTGACAGAGAATG GTGAATTTGGTCGCCAGCTTGAAGAGAAGGAATCTCTGGTGTCTCAGCTCACAAGAGGCAAACAAGCTTTCACTCAACAAATTGAGGAGCTGAAGAGACTAATTGAGGAGGAGGTTAAG gCCAAGAACGCCCTGGCCCATGCTTTGCAGTCATCCCGCCATGATTGCGATCTGCTGCGGGAGCAGtttgaggaggagcaggaggccaaGGCTGAACTGCAGCGTGGAATGTCCAAGGCTAACAGTGAGGTGGCTCAGTGGAGAACCAAATATGAAACTGATGCCATCCAGCGTactgaggagctggaggaggccaa GAAAAAGCTGGCTCAGCGTCTGCAAGAAGCAGAGGAGCAAATAGAGGCTGTCAACTCCAAGTGTGCCTCTCTGGAGAAGACCAAGCAGAGACTGCAGGGTGAAGTGGAGGATCTCATGATTGATGTGGAGAGAGCAAATGCCCAGGCTGCTAACCTTGACAAAAAGCAGAGGAACTTTGATAAG GTTCTGGCAGAGTGCAAGCAGAAGTTTGAGGAAGGCCAAGCAGAGCTTGAAGGTGCTCAGAAAGAAGCCCGTACTCTCAGCACTGAGCTGTTCAAGATGAAGAACTCTTATGAAGAAGCTCTGGATCAGCTGGAGACCCTGAAGCGAGAGAACAAGAACTTGCAGC AGGAGATTGCAGACCTGACTGAACAGATTGGTGAGTCAGGAAAAGCCATTCATGAACTGGAGAAGGCTAAGAAGACTGTGGAGACTGAGAAGGCAGAGATCCAGACTGCACTGGAAGAGGCAGAG GGAACTCTGGAGCATGAAGAGTCCAAGATTCTGCGTGTCCAGCTGGAACTGAACCAGATCAAGGGTGAGGTTGACAGGAAGCTCGCTGAGAAGGACGAGGAGATGGAGCAGATTAAGAGGAACAGTCAGAGAGTGGTCGAATCTATGCAGAGCACTCTTGACTCTGAGGTCAGGAGCAGGAACGATGCTCTGAGAGtgaagaagaagatggagggagaTCTCAATGAAATGGAGATTCAGCTGAGCCATGCCAACCGCCAAGCTGCTGAAGCTCAGAAACAACTGAGGAACATTCAGGGACAGCTGAAG GATGCCCAACTGCACCTTGATGATGCGCTCAGAAGTCAGGAGGATCTGAAGGAGCAGGCTGCCATGGTGGAGCGCAGGAACACTCTGATGCTGGCTGAGATTGAGGAACTGAGGGCTGCcctggagcagacagagagaggccgcaAAGTGGCTGAGCAGGAGCTGGTGGACGCCAGCGAGCGTGTGGGTCTGCTGCACTCCCAG AACACAAGCCTTCTGAACACCAAGAAGAAGTTGGAAGGTGACTTTGTTCAGCTTCAGAGTGAAGTGGATGACACCATCCAGGAAGCaagaaatgcagaggaaaaggCTAAGAAGGCCATTACTGAT GCGGCCATgatggcagaggagctgaagaaggagcaggaCACCAGTGCTCACCtggagaggatgaagaagaaCCTGGAGATCACAGTCAAGGATCTGCAGCACCGTCTGGATGAGGCTGAGAATCTGGCCATGAAGGGCGGAAAGAAACAGCTCCAGAAACTGGAGTCAAGG GTGCGTGAGCTGGAGTCTGAGGTTGAAGGTGAGCAGAAACGTGGAGCAGATGCTGTTAAAGGTGTCCGTAAATATGAGAGAAGAGTCAAGGAGCTCACCTACCAG ACTGAGGAGGACAAGAAGAACATCAACAGACTGCAGGATCTGGTGGACAAGCTGCAGCTGAAGGTCAAGGCCTACAAGAGGCAGGCTGAGGAAGCG GAGGAACAAGCCAATACCCACCTGTCCAAGTTCAGAAAGGTGCAGCATGAGCTTGAGGAGGCTGAGGAGCGTGCAGACATTGCCGAATCTCAGGTCAACAAGATGAGAGCCAAGAGCCGTGATGCTGGCAAA gccaAAGAGTCAGCGGAATAA